Genomic window (Oryza sativa Japonica Group chromosome 3, ASM3414082v1):
AGAGAGCCTGCGCCTTCAGGGCGAACTTCTTGGCCCCCTGCAGGTCCTTCGATTCAAACTTCCTCTCTGCAATCTCCTTCGCCCTAAGAGCCTCATCCTTATTGCACTCCATTCCGTCGTATCCCGAAAAGCTACCAAGAAAAACAAGCCCTCACAGCAGATTCACAAAACAGTCCAACCCCAAAGTACCACAAAGCTGTTTCTTCTAATCCGAATTGAGCGAGCACGTGTGATGCTCCCGGTTACCTACAAAAATGAAACAAATGTATCCAATAACTATTAAGCGTATGCAGTGGCGGATCTAACACGTGTGATGCTCTCGGTTACCTACAAAAATGAAACAAATGTATCCAATAACTAACTATTAAGCGTATGCAGTGGCGGATCTAACATGTGGCATGGGGGGGTTCAGTTGATCtgaacccccaaactttttGGGAACCATCAACTTGTTATCAGTATTTTCTAAGGTTAAGGCAGATTTCTAGAACAGGAGCTAGGGTTAACGCCAATTTCGAGAAAAAGTgcgtggggagagagagatgggaaagagGATGTGCGTAACGGATGCGGCGGGAGCAGCAGGACGAACGACGGCGACCCTGCTCGCTCGCGCGCGCcatggatggggatcggcggtggcggaggatgtGCTCACCAGGatggatgcggcggaagcagcaggacgaaCGACGGCGACCCTgctcgctcgcgcgcgcgcgcgatggGTGGGgatcggcgcgggcggcggtggcggaggatgtGCCCGCcaggatgcggcggaagcagcaggacgaaCGACGGCGCCCCCTGCTCGCTCGCGCGCGCGATGGATGGggatcgacggcggcggcggcggcggcggcgggcggacaAACTGACGAGGAGGGGTCAGGATAACTCAGCACGACTATACATCAAAAATGGCGAGGGTAATTTAGTAATTTCGCCTAGCACCAGGATTGCACATCCCATCCCCACTGCTACTCACTCatgctacttcctccatcccaaaatgttgctACTAGCATGGGTACGAATCTGAGTCCAAATTTGTTGTTCTAGGGTCAAATCTCATCCATCTCATCCTAGATGataacattttgggacggaggaaataTTCTCAAATGTGTGGGTTCCGCCTAAATATTACTTCAAATAAGGGTTTCGATAAAATATCACTCATAATAGCATCCATGCTAGAATACTATTTCGGACAAAATTGCCCTTAGCCtccttttcttcctctcttctgcagcttctttcttcaacacctCCGGCGAACAGGAGGGATGCTTGCGCTACGTCGCCTCCACATGACGATGGGCGTGGGCTATGAGAGCCTCGCCTGCAAAGCCTCTAGGGCTAGGACCACTCGACGTGGAGACCAAGCGGCGACGTTGTacgaggagaaggggaagaggcgGCGATGTGCGTCGTGGTCGTTGTCGCCGTCATTGAAGGCCGCCAGGAGCCATCGTCATCACTAATGGTCAAGGGTGATTCGGACGCCGCCGCTggtgaaaaaaaggaagaggCGGCCGTCCTCGTGAAGCACGAGCACCTGGGCCGCGTCGTCAACGTCGCAGTCGTGGACAAAGAGGATAAAGCGCTCGATTCGCCGCCGCCCACATCGATCTGCCGCCACCAGTGCCACCGGTCACCCTTGGCTTATTGTCTTTTAGGTCGCCAGGGCTAGGAGGAGAGACGTCGGCGGAGGGGAGAAGGTGGAAGAAGGGTATAGACGAGGGCATTTTTCTCTGATCAGGTATTTTAGCGTGTAGCCATCACTTGATAGTGCCATTTTATCGAAGCTCATTCTCAAGATGGCATTTGAGCGAAACCCACTCTTCAAGATGGCATAATCTCAATTTTCTTATCCCCACCATATCCAAAACGGTGAAAATCTAAAAGATGAAAATAATATCCAATAGTCCTAATCCTATTTTTTGAACGGAGACTTTTGAGACGGtggattttaattttaattttttttttagatttgagaTGGTGGATAATAAATATTAGGTACGATTGGCACTTCCCAGTTAGGCGCAGCTCATCAAACGGGTTGTGTCGTGTTGGCCCACGTGCTGAGGCTGGAGCCAGGCATGGCCTAATGAGATATCGGGTTGTGTCATGTTGGCCTTGCACGATCAGGATACGTGAGCCGTGTCAAGGCTCGTTAACCAAAATTtgatatatactagaaaaaaaatgtgaatagAGTCCATTTAATCATCATGGTGAAGCTTTGGCAAGGTTCTTCACTCACCGATAGCACATTCCTTTTCCTCCTCGTCAAGCATCGTCGTGGCCCTTCACTTCCTACTTCCTCCGCCCCGAGACTGTGAGCCCCCAACGCCTGACCCGCTTAGTGGATGTGCTTGCAAATGGGGTTGGTTGCGCCACCACGCTGATCGTGCAGGGCCACGTCAATGAGCACCCACCATCGCTTCCTCTGCTCCGAGCCACTGTCTTCTTCGATTCTTTCGTTCTCCTTTCGTCCTAGATCCTACTTAGATAGTAGTTGCTCGATTAGCGAATGTTCGCCAGTCGTCAATCGTCATTGTGCCACACGGGCCAGGGTGTGTCATGCCATTCCTGGCCCATATCGTGCTAGTTCGCTACATGCACTTGTGTTGGCACGCTGGGCCGGGTAGCATCCCAAGCACGGTATGGCTAGACAGGTCGTGCCACAGCCAAACGGCTCATGTTGTTCCTAGGCCGTGAACTGCACATGCGGGCCTGAGCAGACACGAAAAGACCAAGCCCATTTGACAACTTATAGGATGATTTGACAAGCTCATAGTCATTCTTATGTTTATATAAATGAGATCAATTAAGATACCTCTGTCACACTTAATGTCGAATTAAAGGGAAActatttattttaatatgtTCCTTTCCATAATAGCGATTACACTCTAGCCGACACAAAAACAATAACACATTTTTTCCCAAAATAACATGCAAGCACTATATACTCTAGAAAACTTAtccattttgttttttattagatCAACTCCAAGTAGCGTTGTCTGAGACAAAATTTATTTCAATATGCAGAATGAGGATAAACCGATCTCATGGAGATATACACATATGTATTGCTTATCTCATTGgtgaaaatgaaaatattttctcaCTAAATCAACACTGATTGGAGAGTATTATTTATGAGAAATTAATCTCGACTTGTAGAAACATAGGGATATGGTAGACATTATTTCAACTACAACGTGTGGTTTTCCAAGCAACTCTAGGGAATCCACACCACACAAGGAGTTGGAGTCGACGCTCAGTAGATGGGGAAATAACCTCAAGGCACCCAGCACGACGATTTTCTCTTCCTTCTTAGACACAATCACGCAGCGATACTTGGCCACCTGGGAATACGAGATATTGATACTTTTTCTAacctttttcattgtttttatcCCTTTTACTTATATGTTAtttaaactaatatttttaatcaaatagataattaaattttttacccaaaacaaacatattatcaaaatatattaaatgttaatTGTAAGGAAACTAATTTTGTGTGGtagatattaaatatattttaatataaacTGGTCAAAATTAAGTaaatttgactaggaaaaatgtccaaacgacttataacataaaatggagggagtagtaattatcATGACATATTAATAATATTAGTTAGTAGTAATTTTTACACGTATATTAGTAATTACTGTGAGTTACTAGTAACATTATATATTACTACAAATATTTACAATTTTATTAGAAAAACATTTGAGAGTGGCATTTGTTATGAATCCGATGGACATAATgcactaaatatttttatgagTGACCTACCATATCTACAAATGTGTTGCTTAAAAAGGTATGAGTATTTATTTcctacttttttatataaataaatgtaagaaaaaaatatatcgttAATGTATATGTCTATCTAAAAAGTaatttcatcacattaaaacatTTAATAAATTTTGTGGTATTGTAAaataataagatattctatctaaaCTAGTTTTAAGTCGTTAACACATATGTAAACAGTTTTACATTACAtgtaaattagtttttattCCCTAATGGGCAACCGATGAGTCTCTTATTATCTACTTTAATAGCAGACTCTTCAGCTATAAATACTCGTCATATTCAATACTAATATATTGTCGGTCTTAAAAAGTATGAGTATAGTTTAACTCCATAGTGTTGCCACAAATATTCATCATAATAATGGTATTACTTTCGATGCTAAAAtgtatgtatattttttattcacCTTATCTAAATATCCAATAAGTATTTAGGACCATTTGTAAGAATCCTAGGTTATAGGACAAGTGTTTCCaagaaaaccttttttttttggaaaacatGGATATGTTCAAGTATTAATCACTAAACATTGGCTTATTAATAAAAATCCATTATCTAGAAAAATGAACCACTAAACCATCCATTTTCCTGCATGTTTTGTGCAAATAACAGTAGGTTGAACTGTGGCAATAGCTAAATAGCGCCATGTCCATTTGTGAATGTAAATATGTTCGTGAGAAGTACTTCCTTCCTTcacaaatataagagattttgggtttatatttttatccaCAGGATTCTACTAACCACCACTCATTATTTAATTCACTTAATTTTACATCACTACCCTCATCATTTAATAAGAAGTATTATagtctttttttccccttcatcTTTACTCATTTCTTCGAAAAATTCTCAACATAAAATAGAATGTGGTCTATTGCCTGGACAAAGGCACAACAAATTTAAACAAACATTTGTTCATATTTGTTGTATTAGGCTATTTCATATCCTGTCGTAGTCTTTAAAAACAAACCTAGAAAGGCCATAATTAAGGGGgtgcccaaacaccccctaaccTAACATGTCTGTACCATCATCACCATGGTACTACAGTATTATCTAGCAAGACAATGACTAGGgcgtgtcaaaaaaaaaaaaagacaatgacTAGACCAagaacaaatgaaaaaaaaaatctaggaaaTCATATGTTTTATAGTCAAAGATGCACAGTAAGGATTTCGATTGGTGAAACATAAATAAACAGTAAGATAACCCCAAGGAGAAGTGAGCATTTCAGTGACAATTTTTTCTTGGAAACAAGGATGCTACAATATATTATTGCAGAAACGGCACCAAGGCCGTTTCTATTATTCATAGGTAACATCCCAATAACAAGAGGAGACAGAGCACCAACCACACACCACATTCCACTGAACTCACCCCCAACTAAATCAAACTAGAAAACTCCCAAATTCAATCGACCTTACTTTCTTAAGGAAAAAGAGCAGTGCCTAGGAATGCAAAGCATCCTGAaatatctctcttctcttttcatcTCTGAAACCAGAGAATGGAAACAAAGCAAAGAAACTCCAATGCTCTCCTCTTTCAGAGTCTCAGCCTGAGATGTTGGCCAGCTCACTTGTTCGACGGCTCGCCCTCGACGGCCAACGGGACGGTGCTAGCCATGGTGCGGTACTTGAGGGCATACAGCATCTCAAGGTAGCGGCGGGTTTCACGCCTCTCCAGGTTCGAGACGTACTTCCAGAATCCGTAGACGCCGGTGAGGGTCATCAGCCTCTCAGAGTAGAGCTTCCAGGTGTATCTGAAACAAAGGTTGGAGAAACATAATGTTAGCACTGCAAGAAAGACGAAATGCGTATTCAGAAACACAGATTACTGGGATGTGTTTTGCATACTTCTCCTCGATACGCTGAAGACCGCCCTGCGAGATCTTGGTCCAGTGGCTGGGGTCTTCCTGGCACTTCTCAAAGAACTCAACGAGCAGCGCCGAGGCCTTGTCACCCTGGTATGGGTCAATGTGGAAGCCAGACACTCCGTTCACGATGATCTCAGCTGGACCACCATAGGCGGTTGCGAATGTCGGGAGACCACAGGTCATGGACTCAACAACAGTGAGACCGAATGCCTCGTAGAAAGCGGGCTGGAAACGCAAGACAAGATAAATTTGAGAACAGTTAGATTTACAATTCAAGTATTCAACCATGATATTTTTGCAATGAGAGAACATCATTAAGTTACCTGCACAAAAGCACCCTTGGTGTCGCAGATGTAACGGTAGAGCTCACCGTTGCGGACACGGTTCATCTGCGCGGAGATCCAGCGGATGTGGCCATTCAAGTTGTATTGCTCAATAAGGTCAAACATCTTCTTGAACTCAGCCTGCTCCTCCTTGTCCTTAGATGGGTTGCCATGGTCACCACAGACAACCACAAGGTTAACCAGCTCTTGCAGGCGAGGGTTGCGACCATACAGCTCAACCAGACCAGTCAAGTTCTTGACACGGTCAAGACGAGCCATGGAGAAGATGATTGGCTTGTTCCTGTCCTTCAGCATAAACCTGTTGCAGAGAGTATTCTAGTCAGATAATGAGGGCGACATGCATCAGATGAATGTAGATCGAGCTATGTAAAAACCGCTTCTTACTTGTGCTCGTTGTTGTCAACTTCGCTGTAGAGCAACTCCTCAATCTCTGGGTGGAGGGAGGTGAGCCTCTTACGAGACTCAGAGTAAGGGAAGTAGATGGACATGTCCGCACCAGGCGAGACAATGTTAAACTTCGGGTCAAAAACATCAATACCGTGGACAACACGGTACAGACCAGgcatggtgaatgccatgtgaGACTCATACTGACCAACAGTGTCCTTGCTGAAAAACCAGAAAATGCCATTAGATCATGGAAAGGTAATTGCATTTTTACGACATAACTGACGGATGTGACCCAGAAAACTTTAGTTGTATAGAAATATTACTTTCCGGCAATCTCTTGGAAGGTACTGGTGATGATGAAGTCAGCGTGGTTCATCGCAATCAAGTCAGTTGTGAACTGGCATGAGAAGTGGTAGTGATCCTCAAACTTCTTCCAGTAGAGGTCAGAGTTGGGGTACTTGGTTTTCTCAAGCGCATGGGCAATGGTACACTGCATATCATGGAACAAGGCAACATGAGAATGAGCAAATATGTAGTTAAAACACTTCTGATCAGAGTAGTCAAAATGCGTACATGGGTAACACCCATCTTGTGTGCAAGCAAGCATGCAACAAGGTTTCCGTCACTGTAGTTTCCGATGATCAAGTCAGGATTGGCCTGGAGCTCTCCAGCAATTTCGTGCGCGACATCCTGACATCCATGGGAAAGAGTCAATATGAAGTTTATCTTTAATAAATGAATAACCAAGAAGGTGTGACAGCGAGGTTAGGTATCTACATCAGTGAATGTTTCCAGGTACGGCCAGACTTCAAAACGTGAGATCCACTTGCGAACAATTCCATTTTCAGTTCTGAAAGGCACACGTAGGATGTGGGTGTGCTCGGTGCCAAGGACCTTCTCAAGACGCTGACCGCAGGTGGTGCCAGTTGCATCAGGGAGCAACCTGGTGACCTGTTCAAGACCAAAGAAGGTTAAATATCATATTGCTATAGCTGACAAGTTGTATTGCACCATATCAGGTATCCCACTTACAATAAGGATGCGTGGTGTAATATTGAGACCTTGCTGCTTGATCCTCAGAAGCATCTCATTCTCCATAGCACGGACTTGGTCCAAAATGTAGACAACCTTTCGGTAATCATAGCACAAAGAATAATGAGAAcaggtttaatttttttaagtatgaacAAATGTCAAAATTAAGAATTCTACCTGCCCTCCAGTGTCAGGGTAACCCAAGACATTGGCTTGCGCGAAGTAACCGTGTGGGGACATAATGACAACATTGAACACCATTGGGATTGTTCCAAGGAACTTCTCGAGGGTGGACGGATCAGGGGCCTCAAGAAGGTCCAAAAGGAGGTGAATGGTCTCCTGGGAACGCTTGGCACAGTCACCCCAACCCTTCTCCAGACCAAGTTCCTGGAACCTGTATTTTCCAATCAAATGGTCATTTTTAGTCACAACAATACTGGCAAAATATCTTCGGTGGTTTCATATCAAAATACATTCTAGAGTTCATaatatgtaaaaaataattatcagTACCTGTGGTGGAATtctgagtaaggggtgtctgcTGAAAGACCAGAAAGATGCTCCTCAGCCTTCCTCAGAGCACCTTGGAGAGCACTGAGACTGCGGATTCTGTCATTCAACATCATGGTCtgcagaaaaaatatatattccatCCATTCAGAATTTATACTTCCATCTCAAAATCAATTCAATTCATGTTAATATGCCATAGTACAAAAATGTGAGATGAGGAAATAGTATGAAGCTGCCTTACCATGCCCTTGTAGTTGTGTGCACGAAGGAAGTTGAGCAGTGGGTACATGCTCTCCTTGTCATGGAAGAGCTTCGATGACAGATGCCTGTTGAGGAACTGCACACCATTGCCAATGGACTTCGACAGAGAAGGACGAGGGAAGGAGGCATTGAATGGCTCGAAATCCAGCTCAAGCACAAAGTTGTTGTTGGTGCTGAAATATACATCAGAGATATTACAATGACATATATAtcgataaaagaaaaataataaaattaagttttaaattttaagaatATATGTTTTTAGTATCCCAATTATGCAGATTTCATACCCTTCTTCCACAAGCTGTTCCTTGAACTGCAAGTACTCGGGGACTGTCAGCAACTCAACAGCGAGCTCGCTCACATTGACCCTCACATACTCCCAGACACCGGGCCTCGGGCGGATGGCAAGGGCAACCCATGGGGAGATAACAATCCCCTCCTGCATGATAAAAAACAATTACAAGTTAAGTTAGAGCAAGCGGTAGAGTAAAGATGGATCTCTGTGATGCAATGAAATCTGAATCTGATTCAAACCTGTGCACTCCTCAGGACATCCTCAAAAGCACCGTCCTTCAGCTTCTCACGATCAGCCTCAGAGATTGCGTTGTTGTACTCAGCAATGATCTGGTGGGCCTGAAGCATTCCCTTTCCGAGGTTAACCAGCCTGCGCAAATAACAGTGTCAACAAAAATATCAGGCCAGATCTATCAACTCAGCCTATAAATATCTCAATAAGATAATTTTAGCACTTGAGCATTTGCGCATAATAAGAAAATTTGCTATTAGCCACTTAAAAAGACCATATATGATCTGTTTGCATTGAGATGAATTAAAAATTTCATTGTAGATATGAAATGATTAGTTTTGACCATTTAATTGGACTTAATGAAATATGCGCGATAATCAGATCTACGCGCTCGCGCCAATAGATCTAGTAAGATgtaggttttttattttttttgtgaaactttGCTACCACAACAAGCATCTGTACCAGTGCAGAATTCATTACTTGTATTCAGTTTGTAAAccgtatatataatataaataacATGCACATGCAGTCAGATCTAGCACTACCAGTCCACAGTAATCCAAAACTACATTTGTATATTTCATCATTATTCAGTAGTACTAGGTTTGTACAAAATCTTGGCTGCAGAAGGCCGCACTTAAATATTCATTCTAATcagaaacttaaaaaaaaagtgactaCAAAATGATTGCATCCAATTCAGTAAATATGAGCCATTCCTGGCCAGATCTAACAATCTCAACAACAAAGATCCTATATGAACATCTCCTTCTAAAAGAAAATACAGTAACATCTGAAGGCAGTAGACTAGAAACCAACAAAATCTAATGCTGGGAAATCACTAAATCAGCACGAACCTGGTGAAGACGGCGACGAGCTCATTGGGGTGGGCGGAGAGGGAGTCGCCGATGCGCTCCCTGACGCTGTGGAGGCGGCTCAGGACGCGGTCGCCGGCAGCTTCCCCCAttgctctcctcttcctcttggcTCCTCAAGCCTGCGTGCACAACCAACCACCATCATCAGATACATCCAGACCCAGTCAACACAATCactccaggaaaaaaaaaagtcaagccATAAACCCCAACCAAAAACCACGCCTTTGACAAACactggaagaaaaagaaaatcgcAGCTTTTTCACAAGCAAtctagaagaaaagaaaaagaaaagactaCATAGCAGCTATAATTGACTGAGAAGCATACAGGAATCAAACAatggagaaggggagggaggaagaacAATGATGCTCCAGGCTGAGGACCGAGGAACTGGGTGAAGCGGGGTAGGCGCGTATTTATGCAGATCTGAGGAGAGAAACCACCAAAACAATCCGATGGTTTCAACGAAAAAGATCGTCGCTTCTTGCTG
Coding sequences:
- the LOC4333062 gene encoding sucrose synthase 1 — protein: MGEAAGDRVLSRLHSVRERIGDSLSAHPNELVAVFTRLVNLGKGMLQAHQIIAEYNNAISEADREKLKDGAFEDVLRSAQEGIVISPWVALAIRPRPGVWEYVRVNVSELAVELLTVPEYLQFKEQLVEEGTNNNFVLELDFEPFNASFPRPSLSKSIGNGVQFLNRHLSSKLFHDKESMYPLLNFLRAHNYKGMTMMLNDRIRSLSALQGALRKAEEHLSGLSADTPYSEFHHRFQELGLEKGWGDCAKRSQETIHLLLDLLEAPDPSTLEKFLGTIPMVFNVVIMSPHGYFAQANVLGYPDTGGQVVYILDQVRAMENEMLLRIKQQGLNITPRILIVTRLLPDATGTTCGQRLEKVLGTEHTHILRVPFRTENGIVRKWISRFEVWPYLETFTDDVAHEIAGELQANPDLIIGNYSDGNLVACLLAHKMGVTHCTIAHALEKTKYPNSDLYWKKFEDHYHFSCQFTTDLIAMNHADFIITSTFQEIAGNKDTVGQYESHMAFTMPGLYRVVHGIDVFDPKFNIVSPGADMSIYFPYSESRKRLTSLHPEIEELLYSEVDNNEHKFMLKDRNKPIIFSMARLDRVKNLTGLVELYGRNPRLQELVNLVVVCGDHGNPSKDKEEQAEFKKMFDLIEQYNLNGHIRWISAQMNRVRNGELYRYICDTKGAFVQPAFYEAFGLTVVESMTCGLPTFATAYGGPAEIIVNGVSGFHIDPYQGDKASALLVEFFEKCQEDPSHWTKISQGGLQRIEEKYTWKLYSERLMTLTGVYGFWKYVSNLERRETRRYLEMLYALKYRTMASTVPLAVEGEPSNK